GTCCTCTTCTTGCGCTATTTGTACGGTAAAAACCCAGTGATCGTCGATTTTATTCCACACATAGGGAACTGGATGTTTACCTGTATCGATAAAGGCTCGACCGCCTACCGCATGCTTCACCAAAAAGACTTCCTTCATTACTCCCAGCCTCCTTCTTCGATCGATTAGGGCAGATCAATTAACATGAAATGCGTGTCTTCCAGACCACGAATAGCGACAGATGATTCTGCTTGCATACGCGCGCTATCTTTCGTTTCCAACACAGTCTCATTGGCTGCAAGCTTACCGCTGATGACCATGAGGAAAATGCGGCGATTCTCTCCTTGGTTGAAAATAAGCTCTTTCCCGGCATCCAGCTTGCTAAGATAAATGCTCATATCTTGGTGAATCTTGGCGACGTGCTCGCCACCTTCAGGCGTAACTACGGGCAGCAGCGTATTGATCATGGCCTCAGGCTCGTACGTCACATTTTCAAAGGAGGGCTCCATCCCCCGTTTCTCAGGCATAAACCACAGTTGGAACAGACTCATAGGCTCCGTTTCCGATGCATTGTACTCGGCATGAATGACGCCGCTGCCCGCTGACATTCGCTGAACGCCGTTCGCCGCAGTGACCGCAACATGCCCTAGGCTGTCCTCATGTTTAATCGCTCCGCTGAGCACGATGCTGACAATCTCCATATCGCTATGCGGATGAGGGCCAAATCCCCGTCCTGCAGCAATATCGTCATCATTGCATACACGCATAACCCCGAATCCCACGTTCTCCTCATCAAAATAATCGCCAAACGAGAAATTCTTATGGCTTTTCAACCAACCCAAATCGGTTGAGTTGCGCGTATGCGCCGGGAATACTTGTATCACAGCAATCGCCTCCTTTATAAAGTACTCTTAGCTTAACACAATCCGCTAACCCACTTCCATGTCAGAACGATGGCAGATTCATGTCCGGGACCACACAAAAGCCTCTAATCCGCCGCACGCGCCATGCTTTCAAGATAATCGCATGAAATATTAGGGATAATAGCATAATAAGTTTTTGCATCATTACTGAGACAATAAAAACCTAAGACTTAGATGAATCAGGTGATACGCATGAGCAAAGTTCCTCTTTATAAACAAATCTACCAATCCATTAAAGATAAAATTCTAGCCGGAGAACTCCGTCCCAAAGACCGCGTTCCTTCCGAGCAGGAATTTATGGATCAGTTTATGGTTAGCAAAACAACCGTCAAAACTGCACTCGCCATCTTGCTAGATGAAGGGCTTGTCACTCGTATTCAAGGCAAAGGAACCTTCGTATCGGCATCGCCTTCCTCATTCATTGTTGATCCGAACAGTCGCAATATCGCATCCAATTCGCCTACCTACATAG
Above is a genomic segment from Paenibacillus sp. HWE-109 containing:
- a CDS encoding pirin family protein encodes the protein MIQVFPAHTRNSTDLGWLKSHKNFSFGDYFDEENVGFGVMRVCNDDDIAAGRGFGPHPHSDMEIVSIVLSGAIKHEDSLGHVAVTAANGVQRMSAGSGVIHAEYNASETEPMSLFQLWFMPEKRGMEPSFENVTYEPEAMINTLLPVVTPEGGEHVAKIHQDMSIYLSKLDAGKELIFNQGENRRIFLMVISGKLAANETVLETKDSARMQAESSVAIRGLEDTHFMLIDLP